From the Musa acuminata AAA Group cultivar baxijiao chromosome BXJ3-1, Cavendish_Baxijiao_AAA, whole genome shotgun sequence genome, the window GTCGTATCCCCCCTCCCCATTGACTCGTCCGATTCAGGGGCTGCAACTGCCACCCCTCCATTCCCCAACCGCTCCTTCCCGCCCTTGGCGGTAGGGCCCCCTCCAAATACTACCACGCGCCACACCCATCCCACGCTTCAGCTAAAATAGCAACCAAAACCGAGCCCCTCCGACCACCGGTTTCTCCTGTCACATCAACCCacgcctctcctcctcctcctcatgctATTTTCTCTTGTCCTTTCACCCGGCTTGCCTTGCCCAAGAGGACGCAATCCCCATTCACTCTTCCCCCTTCCGACACATGCATGTTCTCCCACCATCGCTTTGGACAAACAACAAGAAAGCAGCAGTAGGTAGAGGCAGACGGAGAGGCGTCGTCCGCCAGGCTTTCTTTTCTTCGGGAGGAGGCGATCAGACGACGACGCAAGGCGTATAAGAACCGATGGAATGCAGGCGGTAGAAGATGCAGGATTCAAGGCAGGAGCGTGATAGATCATAATGCATTTGCTCTGAAAAAGGTAAGCTTAGCAGGATACGATGAACAGGGAGGTACCATTTCATTTGCGGTGGCAGAGCTGTCACTACCACTAATCTTAAAGACGAATTGCAGGGATTGCAGAAAAGAAGCCACTGGTGGTACGTCCCACCCACAGGATATCCATCATCCGCATCCCCCATCCCCCATTCCCATGGGTACCAAAATGAAGGGTCTCCTTAAAGGCCTTCGCTACATCTCCCAAATTTTTGGTGTGCCCCCCTTCTCTATCGATCTATCCATCTATTGCTTCATCTCGTTCATCTTTCTCGTTGCTTTTGTTATGTGATGGCGTATGTGCAGACGGCAAGGATCAGGAGATGCAGATCGGACACCCCACCGATGTCAAACACGTGGCGCATGTGGGTTGCGACGGCTCCTCCAATCACTCCCCCAGTTGGGTGagtataaatatatatcaatgaTGATCTGATCTCCTTGTAACGGACGTCTCTGATGCTCCCCACCCCCCCTACACCAGATGAACGAGTTTCAATCGGAGCCGGGCCCCGAGGATGCGGACGACGCCGATGCTACGGCCGCCGCCCCCCAAGTCAAGCACAACGCACCAGGTCGTTCCATCTCTTCACCGTCCCCTTCTTGCTTTTGGATCTCTCGATCAGACGGGCACAGTGGTCTAAACCTGTGTGTGTGTGCAGAACCCCATCAAGGCGGCGGTTCCTCTGCCGAGGCGTCTGCGACGCCGCTGCCCCGTCCCTCGCGGCGCGTAGACACCCTGAATCACGACGACTCTTCCTCCGACCGGCATTCGCGGCGCCACCAGTCGTCCGGCGCCGTCTCCGGCGACCACCCCCGGTTACGGGATACCTCTGAGGAGTCCAAGCACGGGCGGAGGCACCGCAGCTCCGCCGGCATCGTCGGCGCGGAGCAGACGGCTCCCGATCTCCCCACCGTCCCCAAGCAGCCACGCCGCCGCAAGGCAAAGGGCTCATCATCCACCGCTGGTGGCAGTAGCGGGACCACGAAGTCGTCGAGATCAAAGGCGGTGATCCCGTCGGAATCGGGATCCGAAGAGCAGAGATCCGAACCGATCGCCCCGCCAGTCTTAAAGCCAACgatggaagaagaaaaggaaaacgaAGAGGAAGGGGTAGGGGAAGAAAAGAAGGCCACTGGCGCTCTCCATTCATTCGACGCAGCCTCCATATGAATCCGTCTGTAGAAGAAACACTAGCTGAAATCTCAAATTTTGTTGCTTGCGTCCGACGCGATGACGTCCACGAACAGTTCTCTTCCTTGTGAGGCACACCGTCGTTTTGGTGGCCGCATTGAGTTTGATCACTAAATTAGTTGCTTCGTTTATAAGGAAAAATGAAATGAGAAGGAATTTGTTACTTTGGCCGCTTGCCGTCGATTAAAATATTTAGGGCTTTATAGATCTACGCGTCACGTGCAAGTCACGTGTGCCGTCTTTGGCTATAAATTAGCTGTAACCGCTCTTCTGGATCTTGGAACCCTAAGTCGGTTGTTCCGTTCCCATCGTCATCGTCATAATATCGCCGCGCGGTACGTCTTTCGCTCTGTGATCGCGAGTTTTCATGATCGATCTTTTGCTTCAATCGTATATGTATTTGGCTGGCCTGGGTGATCTTGGAGCTTTAGATTTTGGCATAAGTTGGTTGGGTTCTTGCTTATGGTGCATGGTTCTCTGTGATGTTTAGGAGTTGCAGGCCACCAAGATGTATCTCCAGTTCTACATCAATGAGAATGGCGACAAGGTCTACACCACGAAGGTACTTGCTTGTTTCGCCTCTCCTCATGTCTGCTATTCGTAGCTTTTGTTTCCGCCATCGTGTAGCAGTAGCAGATATGAAGTTCGTCATTTGGTTCCTTGTAAGAGGAGATGCTGGCGGAGTATCTTAATCTACTAGCTGAGAATAAGAGTTTGGTGGACTATAGCTTATTTCTTTGTTCTTTTAGCGGATATCGAAATTTCAATTTTTTGGGGGATAGGGAGAGAAGATGGAGATTATACTCCCACAAACATCAATTGAAAATTACATAGAAGGATCGTCCCCAAGAAAAACTTTACCAATTGAGGGAGTCAATATGTAAAATCGATGCATTGAACTTATGGAAATATTTTCTACAACTAATAAATAAATGATATGGGATAATGATCTTCATGCAGAAAGAATCACCGCTGGGGATGGCAACACAATCTGCTCATCCAGGTATTTTAGTTATTCATCATACTCATGTTTCCCTGAACATTTTTCTTGGTAGTTTGTGAAGCTTCCACAATAGGGTAACAAAGTGCTTTGTTTATGTATTATCGATAACTTGCTCTTGTCGTCACTCTACCCAATCAACAAGATTCGAGCTTAATTGTTTCAGATTTACTATTAAGGCAATGTAAGCTGATCTTCGAAATATTAGAAATCATGTGATTAGTTGGAAGTTATTGATCACATGAGTACCATGTTGCGTATGGTTACAGAAAATATAACTAGATTCATATGACAAGAACAATGGAGGTACAGAGACAAGTAGGATAGTATGACCTTAAAGAAACGTGAAATGCTTGAAGTAAAAAATGCAAGAAAGTCAATAACAGAAGGTATCCTGTTCTCTTACTTGGTATTTGAAGAATGTTATGAAGTAATTTGAATAATTTCAATGTATTCAGATTCTTTAAGACACATCTGAGTTGTGGATATGTTTCTGACAAACACACATTTTACACCAACACTGGGGTGAATGTGAGAGTCTAGGTAAGTCTGAGTGTACATTGTGTTAAGGGGTGATAAAAGCAATACAAAACCCCATAGGAAGAGAACAGACTTAGTTGATGTCCAAAGTCAAAAAGTTCAATGAATTTTCAAGTTGTGATTCTGTAACTGACATGAGATGGGTATCCAACATTATTAGGTAGAGGTGGATGTGAGTTTCCATGCGGTActgatgttttcttttcttccttttgtaTAAGTTATCTGAGTTTAAAGCCTAAATATTTGACTTGAATAAGCCGGTGGAAAAATGTTCTGGATCAGTTTCCTCTTCTATCCCTCTCTTCTCTATTAGGCCATCAAACTGTTTCCAAAAAGGATCATTGTGTGTTTTCTACTTGTGCGGATTCGATGATAATGGCTTTGATTCTCAGTTGAACTTTTTTGTACTGGTAAGGTCTACTAGGAAGCATATGCACATTTGCCATTGAAAACTTAGGATAATCATGACAAATTCTAATTTTTGTGATAAGGTCTACTAGGTAACCAGCCTGATCAGAATTTTAAATATGATGCAAATATATATGCTGGATTTTCTAGCTTGTATGCTACCAGGCACTCCCAGTCTCCGGTATCTTAGCCTATCCAATTTGGATCAGTCAATTTTAGACATTGATTGCATGCTTTTGGAGCTTGCATGCAGaatttgattgtaaagttgttgaATATAAATACTCTGCagactttcatgaataaatttgcaaCATGCTATAGAACTCTTGATAATTCATGATTGGACAtcttgaaataaaaataaaaataaaataaatactagACCTTCAAATTTACATGCTTGTTCCTACAAAGTACGAGTTCCATATTGATACCTGTAGATTTTGGGCTTTACATAAGATTGGTTCGAGGCATCTAAACATTCCATTTTGAAGCTTAAGGTCAATACCAAGCTTCATAATTGACAATAAATATTACATTCTTTATGTTTGAATAATTTCATATGAAGCAATGGTTGCGGAGTTCCCTGGCAATAGCAGAGCACTACTATCTGGCTTTTTTATATAGAGCATGCTCCCAGATTCCTGATACATCAGAACAAGCacgagttttcaaagcaatctggaaagtattttatgttttatgttcttttaggGAAAAGAATGTGCAGCCCAATTGCTCGCACTTTGCAAATTGCCCTTAGTCTTGGCATCCAATTGATGTCATAATTCTGCCACTAATACAAGTATTTAATTGAAAATTTGCTGTAACACCATTCTGATGGCGGGCCCTACCACATGGTATTCAATGGGAAACCAGTCTTATGTCAACAGAGTAAAAAAAATATACCTATTTTTTCTATCTACCTTATTTCCCAATGTTGATTCATTACACTCACTGAAATTTGTTTACATTCTTTATGTTGCAGCTCGTTTCTCTCCAGATGACAAGTATTCTAGACAGCGGGTTCTCTTGAAAAAGCGATTCGGGTTGCTTCCGACGCAGCAACCACCTCCAAAGTACTGAGTTTCTGCGCTTTGCAGTTGCATTATCGCAAAGCAGTATTTGCAGTAAGTGCACATCATACGTTTCAGAATGGTTGTACTTGACAGGATCTTACTTGTTGATGCATAAAACTGTAGATCATGATGGTTATGCACTATTTATTAGTAAACTTCATGCATGTGATAAGACTACTAAATGAACATACTTAGGAGTGCCATATActtaaaacatttttcttgaaacttCTAAGGTAGTGAGTTTCTTTCAGCAGTTTGTAATAAACATGAATGTGACTGCGCACGGTCCATTAGGCAAATGAGGTTCTGGCCTGTTTCTGATTCCCTTAAGTTTGCTGTCTTAAGAACTTACTGTTAATTAGCCCCTTAGTTCTACCTAAGGCCTTTCGGTGAACAGATATATTGGATCTGGAAAGCAATATCTTGACCGAACTAAGCCACAGTTTTACGTATGTGTTCTCATTTGAAAGTCTAGTTTATCGAAACGTATAGCAAAGGAAATTATGGATCGGATGAGATATATGGCTAAAATATTGCTGTGTCATCTGTTTGGACATCAATTTGAAAAGGCTGAAGTGTATTCACTCGGCTGGCAGAATCTGCCGACACACACCACCGGTCCTCTTGCTTTAGGAATTAGTTCGTTTGTAGTATCTGGTCCTGTCCCTGTACAATCCTCTTTACTTGCAATGGACTGCCCTACGTGCGCGTGACAAAGCCGCACTGTTCCCGTGCGTCCTCGAGGGAGCACGTGTACTAACTCGTGAGAGCTTTTGGATTGAACGCCCAGCCTACGGCCAAAGTACGCTGTCGAACGTTTGGTCATTGGGATGCGAAGATCGACGGCAGCGCTGCTGTTACGACAAATTTGacgacaggtttcaaacaaaaaaCGCAAGACCGGTAGGTTTTCGGTGCATGGTGTGGGTGGAGTGAAAAAAGCCTTGGTTTTTGACACGAGGATAGCAAGTTTCCCCGCTTGTTTATTAAAATGGGAAAACCATCGGTGGAGAATGAACCCTTAAGGAGATATTAAAATTGGataatttttttcaattttttttttcacatagtATGTTTAATTttagtttatatattttattttctaaaaataaaattagtcTTTATCCTATTAATTGTCGTTCATTATGAGACCCTATTGCCTTacccatcatcatcatccttgTCTAAGGAACAAGAGTGGTAGGGGTGGCTCCGAAGATGAGAAAGTTATCATTTAATCAAATGATTAAATGTTGGTATGTTGGGGTGGGAACCCGGGGACGATGATTGATGTGCCATCAATGTTAGATTGGGCGGGAGGTTAGCCTAAGATCGAGAGGTCGGTGTGTCAAATCTTATACTAATGAACATTAAATATCTGGACCCAAGCGTTGGGAGATTGCATATGGGTGATTAGCTTCTTCGATGTAGGAGGACGAAGGCACCAACTGTGCAAAAACCAAAAATAATCTCGTTTTTAGAATATAATAGATGCTTTgtgaaaaaaaaagtgaaaaatatatttttgtgttTTTAGAAGAAATTGCTTTGCCTAATAAAATTTGTGTATAGAGAGTATGCGTGATAGGTGGCGAGTTTATTTCATATGACTGGTTTAAGAGAATAACGTAAATGAAGGGCTGTAGACCCATG encodes:
- the LOC135628698 gene encoding CRIB domain-containing protein RIC7-like gives rise to the protein MGTKMKGLLKGLRYISQIFDGKDQEMQIGHPTDVKHVAHVGCDGSSNHSPSWMNEFQSEPGPEDADDADATAAAPQVKHNAPEPHQGGGSSAEASATPLPRPSRRVDTLNHDDSSSDRHSRRHQSSGAVSGDHPRLRDTSEESKHGRRHRSSAGIVGAEQTAPDLPTVPKQPRRRKAKGSSSTAGGSSGTTKSSRSKAVIPSESGSEEQRSEPIAPPVLKPTMEEEKENEEEGVGEEKKATGALHSFDAASI
- the LOC135628699 gene encoding H/ACA ribonucleoprotein complex subunit 3-like protein, which codes for MYLQFYINENGDKVYTTKKESPLGMATQSAHPARFSPDDKYSRQRVLLKKRFGLLPTQQPPPKY